The Ignavibacteriales bacterium genome contains the following window.
TAGAGATGGCACGAACAGAAATAAAAATAGGCGGATTCGGCGGACAGGGTGTAATCCTCAGCGGTTACATTATCGGCAGAGCCGCTTCCATTTTCGATACGAAACACGCAACGATGATACAGGCATTTGGTCCCGAAGCAAGAGGAAGCGCATGCAGTTCGCAGGTGATTGTTTCAAAAGACCCGATCGCTTATCCGTACATAACATCACCACAGATTATGATAGTTATGTCTCAAGAAGCATATACAAAATTTACACCGGAGCTTGCGCAAGGCGGAATCTTGATTACCGAAGAAGAGTTAGTTCAACCGCACAACCTCAGGAAAGACCTGAAACATTTTTCTATCCCGGCAACCCGGTTCGCGGAAGAACTTGGGAAGAAGATGGTGCTCAACATAGTAATGATGGGATTCACTACTGCCATCACCGGTCTCGTTGATGTTGATGCAATGAGGAAGGCGGTAACCGCATCTGTACCGAAAGGAACAGAGGAACTGAACCTCAACGCTTTCAACAAGGGATATGAATACGGAGTGAAAGAGAAAGCTAAATTGAATTAGAAAGAAATAATCATGATTAATTAATTATAATGCCATACTCTTAATTTAAGTATGGCATTTTTTATATTATTAAATATCAAGAAACAAAGAGGAGAATTCAGAATGAAAAGTTTAAAAGGATCAAGAACCGAAAAGAACTTGCTGGCGGCTTTCGCCGGAGAGTCGCAGGCGCGTAACCGCTACACTTATTTTGCCTCGCAAGCGAAGAAAGAAGGTTATGAACAAATAGCCGCTCAATTTTTTGAAACTGCCGATCATGAGAGAGAACATGCGAAGCGATTCTTCAAGTTTCTTGAAGGTGGAGAGGTTGAAATCACGGCTTCATATCCTGCCGGTAAAATAGGTACAACTGCAGAAAACCTGAAAGCTGCCGCCGATGGTGAGAACATGGAACACACAAAAATATATCCGGAGTTCGCAGCTATCGCCAAAGAAGAAGGTTTCCTTGAAGTTTCAGCCGCATTCCGTGCTATCGCGATGGTAGAAAAACATCATGAACAACGCTATCTTAAATTATTAAAGAGTATTGAAAATGGAACCGTGCGTAAACGCGAAAAAGTAGTTCGCTGGAAATGCCGGAACTGCGGTTACGTTCATGAAGGAAAAAATCCTCCTCAGAAATGTCCTGCATGTGAACATCCGGAAGAGTTTTTCGAGGTAATTGAGGATAGTTACTAAACACCAAGTATCAGATTAACGCAGAGTAAAATGATGGGAGGGAAGAACAGATATTAAAGTAGAAAAACCTTGCGAAGGTTTACAAAACTTCGCAAGGTTCAAATCCAGATGTCGGATGTACTATTTTATACCTACCGATTTAATATTTCAATTGTCCTTTTTCTGCCGCGTCTTTCAATTTTTCGTTTGCAAAAATTGCGACTTCAACACGACGATTCAGTCGTCTTCCTTCAACTGTTGTATTTGTAGATACAGGTTGATTTGGTCCGTATCCCGCAGTGGTGATTCTCGAACCGATTACATTCAATCCTTTAAGATAATTAGAAACAGATTCCGAGCGTTGATTTGAAAGAGTCATATTATGTTCAACAGTGCCGGTTGAATCGGTGTGACCCTCGATTAAAATGTTCGTGTCGTTATATTTATTTAAAATCTTTGCAAGATTGTCTAGGTTCTTTTTTGCTTCGGATTGAAGATCGGATTTGTTTATGTCGAATAAAATTCCCGAATCGAATGTAATTTTAATTCCTTCACCAACCCGTTCGACTTTTGCTCCTTCGATATCACGTTCCATTTCTTCCGCCTGCTTATCCATATATCTTCCGATCAACGCGCCAGCTGCACCGCCAATAACCGCTCCGATAATCGCGCCTGTTGCCGTGTGTCCCGATTGTTTTCCTATAATACCGCCCAGAATTCCACCTGCTGCCGCGCCTATCGCACCACCCTGTACAGTTTTACTTGCGCCGCATCCAAGAGATAAAATCGCCGGCATTAGAACAAGTATGATTGCTTTGCTCAATAATCTTTTCATAATTAATTTCCCTTTTGATAATTATTTTATTAGTTGTCAGAAAAAAGATAAATAATTAAGACGGAATAATCAAGCCCGCAATATTCAATTAAGGATATGAGAAAAGATTGCAGTTGAATGATTGATAAAAAAATGGCTCACTTTAGTAAGTGAGCCATTTTGACTGAGGTAAATTTTAAGATTATTTCAATAGAATCAATTTTTTCGTCTGGCTAAAATATGGTGTTTCCAGACGATAAAAATATACACCACTCGTTAACCTCGCAGCATTGAATTCTACATTTTTATATCCGGCATTTTGTTTACCTTCAATCAGCGTCGCAACTTCTTCTCCCAAAATGTTGAATACCTTTAATTTTATATATGTCTCGAATGGAAGGTCGAATTGAATTTTTGTATTCGGGTTAAATGGATTCGGATGGTTTTGTGCGAGCATGAATTCTTTCGGTATATCAAATTTATCTTCGATACCGAGATATGCCACATTGAATGAATTAACATCACTGAATTGACTCCAGCATCTCTGATTTTTTGCCTTGACCCGCCAGTAATAAGTTTTGTATGCTTCCAGCTCATTGTAAGTAAATTCATTTGAAGTAATTGTCGAATCAATATTAGAAGTATTAAATTCTGATGTTGTGTCAATTTCCAACCAATAATGAGTTACTTCCGGCGTTGCGGCTGTCCATTGAAAAGTAACGAATGATGTATCAACAACTGAACTGTTTGGAGGCGTAGTCAGACTTGGCGATGATGGAACACCGAGAATTCGGATACTTCCATAGAATAATGTGTCTGGTCCGTATGGCTGACTTGTTCGGGGTCCGGCTATTCCCACTATTTGTTTGCAATAATCGGTAAAATATCCTTGTCTCGCATCTGTTCTTATAATTAACCCACCCATATAATTTTTCAAATTATCGGGAGTAGGAATTGGATCTGACCAGTTGATCGCATCATTACTGAAAGTTGTATGGACATTCTGATTTTTTATTGTTAAAAACATTGTAAACAGTCCTGAGGAATTGCAATGCATCCTGAAGTAATAAATCGTATCGACTGGTGCAAGATTAATCGAAGCGATTTGAGCCGGTTGGAAATCTTTCATAACTTTTAATACCGGTACGCCCTGCGCATTGTTCTGGAGATAAGCGATGTAAGTATGTCCGGCAGGATCAATCAATGCATCAAACCTGTTCCAGGCAACTGCAACAGTATCTGTAATGTTTATCGGTGCCGACCATGTAGAGCCGTTATATCTGACGTAAAAAAGTCGTGTAAGATTTGTGGGATAGTATCGGCACATAACAAGAGTTACGTTTCCAAATTGGTCCGGTACAACTGCATAAGTATCGTAAATAAACCTATCTAAACCACCATCCGTAAATTGAACGATTGTTTTTATTGTTCCCCAAGTATTCGTGTTTGAATTTCTTACCCATTCCCATGCTGTTCCACCATTACTATACCATCCATAATAGTTTGCTATGAAATGAACATTATTACTTGAATCTACAAATAGTCCGGCAACCTTTGGTCCGTAGTTACTCGGATGGAGATAGACGAGTTCTGTAACCCAGCTACCTGTCTTGTTATTAACACAATAAGCATCCAACAAAAAGTAATTTGATCCACCTGTAATTCCTGTTGGATTTGCATAGTTGTAAAGACTATGGATCGTAAGTCCGATAAAAACTTTACCGGCTGTATCTACGGTTAATGCACAATTTTGTATATCACCTTCATGTCCGGTGATTATTTTTTCTTTACTCCAGCTAACACCGTTGTCGGTTGACTTAAAATAGAATAATTCATAATTATCCACGTAAGCCAGATGTTCTGTTCCGTTCGGTTCTTTGAAATAGGCATTGATAGTGTAGTGTCCAAAGGATGTTGCAGTACCCGTGCGGAATGTTTGGCCGACGTCCATCTGTGAGCCTTGGAAGATTAAACTATCGGGTAAACCGCTCTGAGCGAGCAGATCCGATTGAATCATCGAAATGGCAACGATGATTAAGAGGAATGATAGTAAAAAAATTTTCATAAAATATCTCCTTGATTTTGAAAAGCAATCGTTTAAAAAAATGAAATTACATTTATGATCGAATTCCCTAAATAATTTCTATTTTGTAAAGATAGTATTCAATTTTATAAATAATAATAAAATGAAAACACGATTACCGCGATGAAAATATTATGTTGTGTAGAACCCTCGGTTGATATGATGTTATCAACTCAAAGTTATGTTTTTAAAATTAAAAATCAAAATCTGACGATGCGGAAAATACAATAAAATCAAGATATATCATATATTTTTATCTGATATATAAAACCTAAAATATTAACTCATTTTTGGACATATTTGACAATGGGAAAATCTTTTCCTAACTTAGCCCAACAGATTATTTTTCATCAAATGGAAAGGTTGACCGGATGATAGCCAAAGATATATTGGATGTAAAAGGTAGAAAGATTTTCAGTATCCCGGAGGACACGAAGGTTTCAACTGCAGTTGAGGATCTTGTAACAAAAAGAATAGGATTATTAGTCATAAAAAATATAAACGGAGAAACAACGGGGGTTCTTTCGGAGCGGGATATATTACAGAAATGCGTTCAACACAAAAAAGATACAACCCAGATTGCGGTGA
Protein-coding sequences here:
- a CDS encoding 2-oxoacid:acceptor oxidoreductase family protein, with the translated sequence MARTEIKIGGFGGQGVILSGYIIGRAASIFDTKHATMIQAFGPEARGSACSSQVIVSKDPIAYPYITSPQIMIVMSQEAYTKFTPELAQGGILITEEELVQPHNLRKDLKHFSIPATRFAEELGKKMVLNIVMMGFTTAITGLVDVDAMRKAVTASVPKGTEELNLNAFNKGYEYGVKEKAKLN
- a CDS encoding OmpA family protein; translated protein: MKRLLSKAIILVLMPAILSLGCGASKTVQGGAIGAAAGGILGGIIGKQSGHTATGAIIGAVIGGAAGALIGRYMDKQAEEMERDIEGAKVERVGEGIKITFDSGILFDINKSDLQSEAKKNLDNLAKILNKYNDTNILIEGHTDSTGTVEHNMTLSNQRSESVSNYLKGLNVIGSRITTAGYGPNQPVSTNTTVEGRRLNRRVEVAIFANEKLKDAAEKGQLKY
- a CDS encoding rubrerythrin family protein, with the protein product MKSLKGSRTEKNLLAAFAGESQARNRYTYFASQAKKEGYEQIAAQFFETADHEREHAKRFFKFLEGGEVEITASYPAGKIGTTAENLKAAADGENMEHTKIYPEFAAIAKEEGFLEVSAAFRAIAMVEKHHEQRYLKLLKSIENGTVRKREKVVRWKCRNCGYVHEGKNPPQKCPACEHPEEFFEVIEDSY
- a CDS encoding T9SS type A sorting domain-containing protein yields the protein MKIFLLSFLLIIVAISMIQSDLLAQSGLPDSLIFQGSQMDVGQTFRTGTATSFGHYTINAYFKEPNGTEHLAYVDNYELFYFKSTDNGVSWSKEKIITGHEGDIQNCALTVDTAGKVFIGLTIHSLYNYANPTGITGGSNYFLLDAYCVNNKTGSWVTELVYLHPSNYGPKVAGLFVDSSNNVHFIANYYGWYSNGGTAWEWVRNSNTNTWGTIKTIVQFTDGGLDRFIYDTYAVVPDQFGNVTLVMCRYYPTNLTRLFYVRYNGSTWSAPINITDTVAVAWNRFDALIDPAGHTYIAYLQNNAQGVPVLKVMKDFQPAQIASINLAPVDTIYYFRMHCNSSGLFTMFLTIKNQNVHTTFSNDAINWSDPIPTPDNLKNYMGGLIIRTDARQGYFTDYCKQIVGIAGPRTSQPYGPDTLFYGSIRILGVPSSPSLTTPPNSSVVDTSFVTFQWTAATPEVTHYWLEIDTTSEFNTSNIDSTITSNEFTYNELEAYKTYYWRVKAKNQRCWSQFSDVNSFNVAYLGIEDKFDIPKEFMLAQNHPNPFNPNTKIQFDLPFETYIKLKVFNILGEEVATLIEGKQNAGYKNVEFNAARLTSGVYFYRLETPYFSQTKKLILLK